The following are from one region of the Salvia splendens isolate huo1 chromosome 2, SspV2, whole genome shotgun sequence genome:
- the LOC121772852 gene encoding magnesium transporter MRS2-11, chloroplastic-like, which translates to MPSPILLPSPPHFRLVFTGISLSQSKQDFSRKLFLCQPRRSVETIKCLAEERESSGEAVGRSSILLNKVREYAILLNLGSLRAIAMQERVYIFNYNRRAGKAFIDALLPRLNPKNMNGGPSMPFVIEVVEAALYSRIQRTEQRLLDLEPRVQGLLEVLPNRLTANILEELRISKQTLVELGSKAGALKQMLLDILEDTHEILRICIMGRNCTLTKNDDMECSVPLEKEIAEEEEEEIEMLLENYLQRCESCHSQAERLLDSAKEMEDSTAVNLRFAISKMDQPIFTREGPNNLKNNVLDQNKKIAICYKFRHSASIMG; encoded by the exons ATGCCTTCTCCAATTCTCCTGCCATCTCCCCCTCACTTCCGCCTTGTCTTCACTGGAATTTCGCTATCGCAGTCGAAGCAAGATTTTTCGCGCAAATTGTTCTTGTGTCAGCCGCGGAGGAGCGTTGAGACTATTAAGTGTCTCGccgaggagagagaaagttcAGGTGAAGCTGTGGGGAGGAGCTCAATATTG CTCAACAAGGTACGGGAATATGCAATTTTGCTGAACTTGGGATCTTTACGTGCGATTGCAATGCAAGAACGTGTTTATATATTCAACTATAACCG GAGAGCAGGAAAAGCTTTTATTGATGCGTTGTTACCCCGCTTAAACCCGAAGAATATGAATGGAGGGCCCTCAATGCCATTTGTGATTGAG GTAGTTGAGGCAGCACTATATTCTCGAATACAACGCACGGAACAGAGACTACTGGATTTAGAACCACGT GTCCAAGGATTGCTTGAGGTTCTTCCTAATCGATTGACTGCCAACATACTCGAAGAACTTCGAATTAGCAAACAAACACT GGTAGAATTGGGCTCAAAGGCCGGGGCTTTGAAGCAAATGTTGCTTGATATCCTTGAGGACACCCATGAAATACTGAGAATATGTATCATGGGAAGAAACTGCACTCTGACAAAAAATGATGATATGGAATGCTCTGTTCCCTTAGAGAAGGAGATAGCTGAGG aagaggaagaagagattgaAATGCTTTTGGAAAATTATCTCCAAAG ATGTGAATCTTGTCATAGTCAAGCAGAGAGGCTTCTTGATTCAGCAAAGGAAATGGAAGATTCAACTGCCGTTAACCTGAGGTTTGCTATTTCCAAAATGGACCAACCCATTTTTACtcgtgagggaccgaataatttaaaaaataatgttttggaccaaaataaaaaaatcgcaatatgttataAATTTAGACATAGTGCAAGTATCATGGGATAA